In Synergistaceae bacterium, the genomic window CGAAAGGGTGTAAAGTTAATCTGCGACAATAAACTTACCCTTGAAACGGAGGCTGCCGCATATGAAAGATACCACAGAAAGGACGAACAGGACACTGCCGGCTCCAAAAATCATCAGCATCGACGAGGGGGAGATACGCAACCATCTGAACGACATTGTCAAGAAGAGCGTGGAGGACACGCTGAACGGCCTCCTGGACGCCGAGGCCGACGCCCTGTGCAACGCGGCCAGATACGAACGATCTCCCGACCGGGTGGACACGAGAGCGGGCCACTACACCAGGAAGCTCCACACGAAGGCCGGCGAAGTCACCCTCAAGGTGCCCAAGCTCAGGAAGCTCACCTTCGAGACCTCCATCATAGAGAGATACCGCCGTAGGGAGAGCTCGGTC contains:
- a CDS encoding IS256 family transposase, translated to MKDTTERTNRTLPAPKIISIDEGEIRNHLNDIVKKSVEDTLNGLLDAEADALCNAARYERSPDRVDTRAGHYTRKLHTKAGEVTLKVPKLRKLTFETSIIERYRRRESSVEEAMIEMYLAGVSLRRVEDITEALWGSSVSPSTISNMNKKIY